From a region of the Leptospira kmetyi serovar Malaysia str. Bejo-Iso9 genome:
- a CDS encoding FAD-dependent oxidoreductase, with amino-acid sequence MLQDNSYYDAIVIGSGFGGSISALRLSEKGQKVLVLERGKKYSPGQFPRDVTQVNNLLWRYPKKRKSLGLYELNFFSGLGTVTASGLGGGSLIYANIHIRPDQKVFDDPRWPSPFNRSYLDPYYDKVASKLDVKPVPPEWDLPKRNKFRAAAELNQHTYFDPDEAASWLSPARPGQSTCVRCAECEFGCNHGAKNTLDFNYIADAQKNGAVFQTDSLVSHIAPDPKNGYVVYYENTETGQKHAVYAKRVVLSAGTLGTNRILFNSRDKYKTLPNLSKHLGKGYSGNGDFLGGIESSKTDLKPWDGPDVTTVINYFPKGFQFTMAAPTFNQPVMTVLASLGIAKPNWFLRLIGPLFWKSLQWILPFIFKKGLLSKPLPPGAPGAGNPTYMTNLFAIGRDNANGRIVRCGKNIDVKWNYSKENQTLIKDMTASMQQVGDAYGGQFGPLATFLLFNRIISVHSLGGCILAANPDKGVVAETGEVFGYKNLFIADGSVIPSSIGFHPVMTISAVAEHTAASICAGL; translated from the coding sequence ATGTTACAAGACAACTCATATTACGACGCAATCGTCATCGGCTCCGGATTCGGGGGTTCCATCAGCGCGCTAAGACTTTCCGAAAAAGGTCAAAAGGTTCTCGTTTTGGAAAGGGGAAAAAAATATTCTCCCGGACAATTCCCGAGAGACGTAACCCAAGTGAACAATCTACTTTGGCGTTATCCTAAAAAAAGAAAATCCCTCGGTCTTTACGAACTGAATTTTTTCAGCGGACTCGGAACCGTAACCGCTTCCGGTTTGGGCGGCGGGTCTTTGATTTACGCCAACATTCATATCCGGCCCGATCAAAAGGTTTTCGACGATCCTCGTTGGCCCTCTCCGTTTAACAGAAGTTATTTGGATCCATACTACGATAAGGTCGCCTCCAAGTTGGACGTAAAACCGGTTCCTCCCGAATGGGATCTTCCGAAACGAAATAAATTTCGCGCGGCCGCGGAACTCAATCAACATACGTATTTCGATCCGGACGAGGCCGCAAGTTGGTTGAGCCCTGCAAGACCGGGACAATCGACCTGCGTTCGTTGCGCCGAATGCGAATTCGGTTGCAATCACGGGGCGAAGAATACATTAGATTTTAATTATATTGCAGACGCGCAAAAAAACGGAGCCGTATTTCAAACCGATTCTTTGGTTTCCCATATCGCTCCCGATCCGAAGAACGGTTACGTAGTTTATTACGAGAACACCGAAACCGGACAAAAACATGCCGTATACGCGAAGCGGGTCGTTCTTTCCGCCGGGACCTTGGGCACCAACCGAATTCTTTTCAACAGCAGGGACAAATACAAAACGCTTCCGAACCTGAGTAAACATCTTGGTAAAGGATATTCCGGCAACGGAGATTTCTTAGGCGGAATCGAATCGAGCAAAACCGATCTCAAACCTTGGGACGGCCCGGACGTGACCACGGTCATTAATTATTTTCCGAAAGGTTTTCAATTTACGATGGCGGCTCCTACGTTCAATCAACCCGTGATGACAGTTCTTGCTTCCTTAGGAATTGCTAAACCGAATTGGTTCTTGAGATTGATCGGTCCTCTTTTTTGGAAAAGTCTGCAATGGATTCTTCCTTTTATCTTTAAGAAAGGATTGCTTTCCAAACCTCTACCTCCGGGAGCTCCGGGAGCGGGAAACCCGACTTATATGACGAACCTGTTCGCGATCGGAAGAGACAACGCCAACGGAAGAATCGTCCGTTGCGGCAAAAACATCGACGTTAAGTGGAATTATTCCAAAGAGAATCAAACTCTCATTAAGGATATGACCGCTTCGATGCAACAAGTAGGAGACGCATACGGCGGACAATTCGGACCACTGGCAACGTTTCTGTTATTCAATCGAATCATATCGGTTCACTCGTTGGGCGGATGTATTCTCGCGGCGAACCCGGACAAAGGAGTCGTCGCGGAAACGGGCGAAGTTTTCGGTTATAAGAATCTATTCATCGCGGACGGATCGGTGATTCCTTCTTCGATCGGATTTCATCCCGTAATGACGATTTCAGCGGTCGCGGAACATACCGCGGCTTCGATCTGTGCCGGTTTATAA
- a CDS encoding class I SAM-dependent methyltransferase, whose protein sequence is MQQDQLYIDLGLSENQYSPEVIAGQQVYTSSFLRVYDLVVLHIISRWFWRCDPQNMVDLYTKNLTGNHLDIGVGTGYLLQKAKFPVEKPTISVMDLNANSLIEARRRLSHLAGKFNAYRANILEPIQTKEKFDSIGMSFLFHCVPGPIRTKASTAFRNLLKIRTPDGVIFGSTGLHDLGQTHLLSRRGMKNLNKKGVFHNTQDTLPDLEAALKENFKEYELYVIGAIAFFVGKKAK, encoded by the coding sequence ATGCAACAGGATCAACTCTATATCGACCTTGGTTTGTCTGAAAATCAATACAGTCCGGAAGTGATCGCCGGACAACAAGTTTATACGAGCAGTTTTTTAAGAGTCTACGACCTCGTGGTTTTACACATCATCAGCAGATGGTTTTGGCGTTGTGATCCACAGAACATGGTCGATTTATACACGAAAAATTTAACCGGAAATCATTTGGATATCGGAGTGGGAACCGGTTATCTTTTGCAAAAAGCGAAATTCCCCGTCGAAAAACCCACGATCTCGGTGATGGATCTCAACGCGAACAGCTTGATCGAAGCGAGAAGAAGACTTTCTCATCTCGCGGGAAAATTCAACGCGTATCGAGCCAACATTCTCGAGCCGATCCAGACGAAGGAAAAATTCGATTCGATCGGAATGAGTTTTTTGTTTCACTGCGTTCCGGGTCCGATTCGTACAAAGGCTTCCACCGCGTTTCGAAATCTTTTGAAAATCCGCACGCCCGACGGTGTGATCTTCGGTTCCACGGGATTACACGATCTCGGTCAAACTCATTTGTTATCGAGAAGAGGAATGAAGAATTTAAACAAAAAAGGCGTTTTTCACAATACTCAGGACACTCTTCCCGATCTCGAAGCGGCTCTGAAAGAAAACTTTAAAGAATACGAACTGTATGTGATCGGCGCGATCGCATTCTTCGTTGGAAAAAAAGCGAAGTAA